In the Pseudomonas sp. ADAK2 genome, one interval contains:
- a CDS encoding DUF927 domain-containing protein → MTNNAKRPSFADVKAASLKEIDRVLSHWLPNGKRVDGGKEYTAANPTRTDKRAGSLKVNLSKGTWADFATGDKGGDLIDLVRYLDGGTDVEACNKLADLLRVTAGAAQSKPSSSKSKTPEWLAIQPIPAEAMNKCPTKHRQHGTPSNVWIYRNAQGQPVMALYRFDLGPDEDGKPRKVFAPLTWCQGTDGQTQQWRWQGLPEPRPLLRLDELTQRAEAPVILCEGEKAADAAAKLLPNYVATCWPNGSNSWHKADLTPLKGRTVMLWPDNDASGKSCMSAVAEQLQQIGVASVRVIALGVFKRKPTLKNDQPTFAKGGQWEDGDDAADAQAKGWTAAHIAELERSGELFGVEPEKAPAGLPEAKTKPATKRAAKPKNDLLPGGFRLTPEGVFYSGDDGEARPVCSPLEILARTRDAQGHNWGLLVEFDDPDGAKKRWNIPARTMTGDFGKDVLGPLVDMGLRLAGSRSGRNARNDLQSYLGGFDSAQRARLVTRLGWHDSAFLLPEQQIGSHAEHLHFYEAGAQLPPISEAGTLEQWQEQIGALCIGNHRLAFVASVAFAGPLLHLLGHESGGFHLYGDSSGGKTTHLQVAASIYGGPRLVRSWRSTDNALESIAAAHSDGLLVLDEIGMCDPRIIGETVYMLGNGTGKARANDRGQAGRQVQEWRLLFLSTGEKTLAQHMAEANKELKAGMEVRMLAVPADASKGLGMFDALNGFEDAAALSDALKARVTKYYGTPLTAFLQALCAPGEMLRWSVIVRRTVEQFITLNLPALASGQAQRAALRFGLAAAAGELATAFGVTGWPDGTATTAARVCLHAWLAERGGAGNLEGDAILARLRQVIERFGESRFTRWESAAAKIDEHGPRTIDRLGFRKTMEHGMGDALHTTNTYYVLPEAWRSEIFRGMNLSAVNKELLRRGVLEPGKDGKASTAVRLPGLGLQRCYVVVAVPEQGDHGAQAA, encoded by the coding sequence ATGACCAATAACGCGAAACGCCCCAGCTTTGCCGACGTGAAAGCGGCTTCTCTGAAAGAGATCGACCGGGTACTTTCCCATTGGCTGCCCAACGGTAAACGCGTCGACGGTGGTAAGGAATACACCGCCGCCAATCCAACCCGCACCGACAAGCGCGCCGGCTCGCTCAAGGTCAACTTGAGCAAAGGCACCTGGGCAGATTTTGCCACCGGAGACAAAGGCGGCGACCTGATCGATCTGGTGCGCTATCTGGATGGCGGTACCGACGTCGAGGCCTGCAATAAGTTGGCGGATCTGCTGCGCGTTACCGCTGGGGCGGCTCAATCGAAACCTAGCTCCAGCAAAAGCAAAACACCGGAATGGCTCGCAATCCAGCCGATCCCAGCCGAGGCCATGAACAAGTGCCCGACCAAACATCGGCAACACGGTACGCCGTCCAACGTCTGGATATACCGCAACGCTCAAGGCCAGCCGGTCATGGCGCTCTATCGCTTCGATTTGGGCCCGGACGAAGACGGCAAACCACGCAAGGTGTTTGCCCCCTTGACCTGGTGCCAGGGTACCGACGGTCAAACGCAGCAATGGCGTTGGCAAGGTCTGCCTGAGCCGCGTCCACTGCTGCGCCTGGATGAACTGACACAACGCGCAGAGGCTCCCGTCATTCTATGCGAAGGCGAAAAGGCCGCCGACGCCGCAGCGAAGCTGCTGCCCAACTACGTGGCCACGTGCTGGCCGAACGGTTCGAACTCCTGGCACAAAGCCGACCTAACACCGCTCAAAGGTCGAACGGTGATGTTGTGGCCCGACAACGACGCCAGCGGTAAAAGCTGCATGAGCGCCGTAGCCGAACAACTGCAACAGATCGGCGTCGCGTCGGTGCGCGTGATCGCCCTAGGCGTCTTCAAACGCAAGCCCACGCTCAAGAATGACCAACCGACCTTCGCCAAAGGTGGTCAATGGGAAGACGGCGACGACGCGGCCGATGCCCAAGCCAAAGGTTGGACGGCGGCGCACATCGCTGAGCTGGAACGCAGCGGTGAATTGTTTGGCGTCGAGCCGGAGAAAGCACCGGCCGGTCTACCCGAAGCCAAGACTAAGCCGGCGACCAAGCGCGCCGCGAAACCCAAAAACGATCTGTTGCCCGGCGGCTTCCGCCTGACACCCGAAGGCGTGTTTTATTCCGGTGACGATGGCGAGGCACGTCCAGTGTGCTCACCATTGGAGATCCTGGCGCGCACCCGAGATGCGCAGGGTCACAACTGGGGTCTGCTGGTCGAATTCGACGACCCGGACGGGGCGAAAAAGCGCTGGAACATCCCGGCGCGAACCATGACCGGTGACTTCGGCAAGGACGTGCTCGGCCCGCTCGTCGACATGGGTTTGCGTCTCGCCGGCAGTCGCTCCGGTCGTAATGCCCGCAACGACCTGCAGAGTTATCTCGGCGGCTTCGACAGCGCCCAGCGCGCACGCTTGGTCACCCGTTTGGGCTGGCACGACAGCGCCTTTTTACTGCCCGAACAGCAGATCGGTTCGCACGCCGAACACCTGCACTTCTATGAGGCCGGCGCGCAACTCCCGCCGATCAGCGAAGCCGGCACCCTGGAGCAATGGCAAGAGCAAATCGGCGCCTTGTGCATCGGCAACCACCGCTTGGCGTTTGTCGCCAGCGTCGCGTTTGCCGGTCCGCTACTGCACCTGCTTGGTCATGAGTCGGGCGGCTTTCACCTCTACGGTGACAGCTCGGGCGGTAAGACCACCCACCTGCAAGTGGCCGCCTCGATCTACGGCGGGCCACGTCTAGTGCGCTCCTGGCGCTCCACGGATAACGCCTTGGAGTCCATCGCTGCCGCGCATTCTGACGGACTCCTGGTGCTGGATGAAATCGGCATGTGCGACCCGCGCATCATTGGCGAAACGGTGTATATGCTCGGCAACGGCACCGGAAAGGCTCGCGCCAATGATCGAGGACAAGCTGGCCGCCAGGTGCAGGAGTGGCGCTTGCTGTTTCTCTCAACTGGCGAGAAAACCTTGGCGCAGCACATGGCCGAAGCCAATAAGGAGCTGAAAGCCGGCATGGAAGTGAGGATGCTCGCGGTTCCAGCCGATGCGAGCAAAGGCCTCGGCATGTTCGATGCGCTGAACGGTTTTGAGGACGCTGCCGCCCTCTCCGATGCGCTCAAAGCCCGGGTAACCAAATACTACGGCACGCCCCTCACCGCCTTTCTGCAAGCACTATGCGCGCCTGGAGAAATGCTCAGGTGGTCCGTGATTGTCCGGCGTACGGTGGAGCAGTTCATCACCCTGAACCTGCCCGCCCTTGCCAGTGGACAAGCCCAGCGAGCCGCCCTTCGCTTCGGCCTCGCTGCGGCGGCTGGAGAATTGGCCACCGCCTTCGGAGTCACCGGTTGGCCCGACGGCACTGCTACGACAGCCGCACGGGTGTGCCTGCATGCGTGGCTGGCCGAGCGTGGCGGCGCCGGAAACTTGGAGGGCGATGCGATTTTGGCTCGGTTACGCCAGGTCATCGAGCGCTTTGGAGAAAGCCGCTTTACCCGCTGGGAATCTGCCGCTGCAAAGATCGATGAGCACGGTCCCCGCACGATTGACCGGCTGGGCTTTCGCAAGACGATGGAACACGGCATGGGCGACGCCCTGCACACCACAAACACCTACTACGTGCTGCCCGAGGCATGGCGCTCCGAAATTTTCCGAGGCATGAACCTGAGTGCGGTTAACAAAGAGCTTTTGCGAAGAGGTGTTCTAGAGCCAGGAAAGGATGGCAAAGCCTCGACCGCAGTGCGACTACCGGGACTGGGCCTGCAGCGCTGCTATGTGGTTGTCGCAGTGCCAGAACAAGGTGATCACGGTGCCCAGGCGGCCTAA
- a CDS encoding DUF3077 domain-containing protein has product MSLQASITTQGTTSFAQCGQPHQMLFRLSAGVPVSEALEYASDLLSCANRMTLLATHGDNTEQCAMAAHYLSEMGKAVIDDVTSALLRMEAGHDQ; this is encoded by the coding sequence ATGAGCCTTCAAGCCAGCATCACCACCCAAGGCACGACCTCTTTCGCACAGTGCGGGCAGCCCCATCAGATGCTGTTTCGGCTTAGTGCCGGCGTCCCAGTGTCCGAAGCGCTTGAATACGCCTCTGACCTGCTGAGCTGCGCGAATCGCATGACGCTTCTGGCCACCCACGGCGACAACACTGAGCAATGCGCGATGGCCGCTCATTACCTCAGCGAAATGGGTAAAGCCGTGATCGACGATGTGACCAGCGCCCTCCTGCGAATGGAGGCTGGCCATGACCAATAA
- a CDS encoding helix-turn-helix transcriptional regulator: protein MSPTKFSPSKLQSQVVANEVPLSSLSLSGTTFDPATTLIRMPEVMAIVGLARPTIYKLMQQPESGFPLPVKLSNSTARGAAVAFVLGEVQDWVRARIAARNKVAA, encoded by the coding sequence ATGTCCCCAACAAAATTCTCACCGTCCAAACTGCAATCACAAGTAGTGGCGAATGAAGTACCCCTCAGCTCGCTGAGCCTTTCTGGCACAACCTTTGATCCCGCAACAACACTAATCCGCATGCCTGAGGTTATGGCAATCGTTGGACTAGCACGCCCTACAATTTACAAGCTGATGCAGCAGCCAGAAAGTGGCTTTCCATTGCCCGTAAAGCTCAGCAACAGCACTGCCCGTGGCGCGGCTGTGGCATTTGTTTTAGGAGAAGTCCAAGACTGGGTAAGAGCACGCATTGCGGCGAGAAACAAGGTGGCTGCATGA
- a CDS encoding tyrosine-type recombinase/integrase translates to MKRADIKRRPLADTTLAGLEPESKEYRELDGNGLYFRVKPDGGKSWQLRYKRPAGNWAWMGLGGYPEVSGALARDKAAELRKVVSSGADPLEQKRSAKAAADTAKTRTFRAAADAWLKAKEEKGLAPSTLNKIRTYLDKDILPALGDKPLDEITRADCAKLQASIEARDAHNVAEKCRTWINQIFGRAIGLGLTENDPGSRLRDIAAQAPKTQQHPHLLEPELGEFLTALKNTPSRLTARTAAWLCIWTASRPGMVRLAEWKELDLERAIWTTPAAKMKMRRDFVCPLPRQAVAALKDLHCLTGRSRWLFPGVGAKNPTISENTINKVFATIGYKSRLVGHGTRHTASTLLREHGWPKEHVEAQLAHKEEGISGVYNKAQYLEHRVTMMQWYADHLDVLADGNVVQGQFGKAV, encoded by the coding sequence ATGAAGCGCGCAGATATCAAGCGTCGCCCTCTCGCTGACACGACACTTGCGGGGCTGGAGCCGGAATCAAAGGAATACCGGGAGCTCGACGGAAACGGCCTCTACTTCAGGGTCAAACCGGATGGTGGTAAATCCTGGCAGCTTCGCTACAAACGTCCGGCGGGCAATTGGGCTTGGATGGGGCTCGGGGGCTACCCGGAAGTAAGTGGTGCGTTGGCACGGGACAAAGCTGCCGAGCTACGCAAAGTAGTGAGTAGCGGTGCCGATCCCCTTGAACAAAAGCGATCCGCGAAAGCTGCTGCTGATACGGCCAAAACCCGCACCTTTCGAGCTGCTGCCGACGCCTGGCTCAAGGCAAAAGAAGAGAAGGGCCTTGCACCCTCCACTCTCAACAAAATCCGTACCTACCTCGACAAGGACATACTTCCGGCATTGGGAGACAAGCCTCTCGACGAGATCACCCGTGCCGATTGCGCAAAACTCCAAGCATCCATCGAAGCTCGAGACGCGCACAACGTAGCGGAAAAGTGCCGTACCTGGATCAATCAGATATTCGGGCGAGCCATCGGCTTAGGTCTGACTGAGAACGATCCGGGTAGTCGCCTTCGCGACATTGCGGCCCAAGCGCCCAAGACTCAACAGCACCCACATTTACTAGAACCTGAGCTGGGTGAATTCCTCACGGCACTCAAAAACACCCCCAGCAGACTGACGGCCCGCACTGCTGCGTGGCTTTGCATTTGGACGGCGTCACGGCCGGGAATGGTTCGCTTGGCCGAATGGAAGGAGTTGGATCTAGAGAGAGCCATTTGGACAACGCCTGCTGCCAAGATGAAGATGCGCCGAGACTTTGTGTGCCCTCTACCCCGCCAAGCTGTTGCTGCCCTGAAGGATTTGCACTGCCTAACCGGACGTAGTCGCTGGCTCTTCCCCGGTGTCGGAGCGAAAAATCCAACCATCAGCGAAAACACGATCAATAAGGTATTTGCCACGATTGGCTACAAAAGTCGCCTGGTTGGGCATGGTACTCGGCACACAGCGAGCACACTGCTTCGGGAACATGGCTGGCCTAAAGAGCACGTCGAAGCGCAGCTTGCCCACAAAGAGGAAGGTATCTCAGGGGTATACAACAAAGCTCAATACCTTGAGCACCGCGTAACGATGATGCAGTGGTATGCCGATCATCTTGATGTACTGGCGGACGGCAATGTAGTGCAAGGACAGTTCGGAAAGGCGGTATAA
- the queA gene encoding tRNA preQ1(34) S-adenosylmethionine ribosyltransferase-isomerase QueA, protein MRVADFTFELPDSLIARHPLAERRGSRLLTLDGVSGALAHRQFTDLLEHLRPGDLMVFNNTRVIPARLFGQKASGGKLEILVERVLDSHRVLAHVRSSKSPKPGSKILIDGGGEAEMLARHDALFELGFAEEVLPLLDRVGHMPLPPYIDRPDEGSDRERYQTVYAERLGAVAAPTAGLHFDQPLMEAIAAKGVETAFVTLHVGAGTFQPVRVEKLEDHHMHSEWLEVGQDVVDAVAACRARGGRVVAVGTTSVRSLESAARDGVLKPFSGDTDIFIFPGRPFHVVDALVTNFHLPESTLLMLVSAFAGYPETMAAYKAAVEHGYRFFSYGDAMFITRNPAPTAPKESGPEDTV, encoded by the coding sequence ATGCGCGTTGCTGACTTTACTTTCGAACTCCCTGATTCGCTGATTGCTCGCCACCCTTTGGCCGAGCGTCGCGGTAGTCGCCTGTTGACCCTTGATGGGGTCAGCGGCGCCCTGGCACACCGTCAATTCACTGATTTGCTCGAGCATTTGCGCCCGGGCGATTTGATGGTGTTCAACAATACCCGGGTGATTCCGGCGCGGCTGTTTGGCCAGAAGGCTTCCGGCGGCAAGCTGGAAATTCTGGTGGAGCGGGTGCTCGACAGTCATCGCGTGCTGGCGCATGTGCGTTCCAGCAAGTCGCCCAAGCCCGGTTCGAAGATCCTGATCGACGGTGGCGGCGAGGCAGAGATGCTGGCGCGGCACGATGCGTTGTTCGAGTTGGGGTTTGCCGAAGAGGTATTGCCGCTGCTGGATCGCGTCGGGCACATGCCGTTGCCTCCCTATATAGATCGCCCGGACGAAGGTTCGGACCGCGAGCGTTATCAGACCGTGTACGCCGAGCGCCTGGGCGCGGTGGCGGCGCCGACGGCGGGGCTGCATTTCGATCAGCCGCTGATGGAGGCCATTGCGGCCAAGGGCGTCGAGACGGCGTTCGTGACCTTGCACGTCGGCGCGGGCACTTTCCAGCCGGTGCGGGTCGAGAAGCTTGAAGATCACCACATGCACAGCGAATGGCTGGAAGTCGGCCAGGACGTGGTGGATGCGGTGGCCGCTTGCCGTGCGCGCGGTGGTCGGGTGGTGGCGGTGGGGACCACCAGCGTGCGTTCCCTGGAAAGCGCCGCCCGCGATGGCGTGCTCAAGCCGTTCAGTGGCGACACGGACATCTTTATCTTCCCGGGCCGGCCGTTTCATGTGGTCGATGCCCTGGTCACCAACTTCCATTTGCCCGAATCCACGCTGTTGATGCTGGTTTCGGCGTTCGCCGGTTATCCCGAAACCATGGCTGCCTATAAAGCAGCGGTGGAGCATGGTTACCGCTTTTTCAGCTACGGTGATGCGATGTTTATCACCCGTAATCCTGCGCCGACTGCCCCTAAAGAATCGGGCCCTGAGGACACTGTATGA
- the tgt gene encoding tRNA guanosine(34) transglycosylase Tgt — protein sequence MSFELLATDGKARRGRLTFPRGTVETPAFMPVGTYGTVKGMLPRDITATGAEIILGNTFHLWLRPGTEVIKKHGDLHDFMQWKGPILTDSGGFQVFSLGAMRKIKEEGVTFASPVDGAKVFMGPEESMQVQRDLGSDIVMIFDECTPYPADEDVARVSMELSLRWAQRSKNAHGDNTAALFGIVQGGMHQDLRMRSLEGLDKIGFDGLAIGGLSVGEPKHEMIKVLDYLPGLMPADKPRYLMGVGKPEDLVEGVRRGVDMFDCVMPTRNARNGHLFIDTGVLKIRNAFHRHDDSPLDPTCDCYTCQNFSRAYLHHLDKCGEMLGSMLNTIHNLRHYQVLMAGLREAIQQGTLAAFVDAFYAKRGLPVPPLD from the coding sequence ATGTCGTTTGAACTGCTGGCCACTGACGGCAAGGCTCGTCGCGGTCGTCTGACCTTCCCGCGCGGTACCGTCGAGACCCCGGCCTTCATGCCGGTGGGCACGTACGGCACCGTCAAGGGCATGTTGCCGCGGGATATCACCGCCACCGGCGCGGAAATCATTCTGGGCAACACCTTCCACTTGTGGCTGCGTCCTGGCACCGAAGTGATCAAGAAGCACGGCGACCTGCACGATTTCATGCAGTGGAAAGGCCCGATTCTTACAGACTCCGGCGGTTTTCAGGTGTTCAGCCTCGGCGCGATGCGCAAGATCAAGGAGGAGGGCGTGACCTTCGCCTCTCCGGTTGATGGCGCGAAAGTGTTCATGGGGCCGGAAGAGTCGATGCAGGTCCAGCGTGACCTGGGCTCCGACATCGTGATGATTTTCGACGAATGCACCCCGTACCCGGCCGACGAAGACGTCGCTCGCGTGTCGATGGAGCTGTCGTTGCGTTGGGCCCAGCGTTCGAAAAATGCGCATGGCGACAACACGGCGGCGCTGTTCGGCATCGTTCAGGGCGGCATGCACCAGGACCTGCGCATGCGCTCCCTGGAAGGCCTCGACAAGATCGGCTTCGATGGCCTGGCCATTGGCGGTCTGTCGGTGGGCGAGCCCAAGCACGAGATGATCAAGGTGCTGGATTACCTGCCAGGCCTGATGCCGGCTGACAAACCTCGTTACCTTATGGGCGTTGGCAAACCGGAAGATCTGGTTGAGGGTGTGCGCCGCGGTGTGGACATGTTCGATTGCGTGATGCCAACCCGTAATGCCCGCAATGGGCATCTGTTCATTGATACAGGCGTGCTGAAGATCCGTAACGCGTTCCATCGCCATGATGATTCGCCGCTGGATCCGACCTGCGATTGCTACACCTGCCAGAACTTCTCCCGTGCTTATCTGCACCATCTGGACAAGTGCGGCGAAATGCTGGGTAGCATGTTGAATACCATCCACAATTTGCGCCATTACCAGGTGCTTATGGCTGGTTTGCGCGAGGCTATTCAACAGGGTACATTGGCCGCCTTTGTCGATGCCTTCTACGCCAAACGCGGGCTACCTGTTCCGCCTTTGGACTGA
- the yajC gene encoding preprotein translocase subunit YajC: protein MSFFISNAMADAAAPAAAGPLGGGFEWIFLVGFLVIFYLMIWRPQAKRAKEQKNLLGSLQKGDEVVTTGGIAGKITKVADDFVVLEVSDTVEMKFQKGAIAATLPKGTLKAI from the coding sequence ATGAGCTTTTTTATCTCTAATGCCATGGCCGACGCTGCTGCACCGGCAGCTGCAGGCCCACTGGGCGGCGGTTTTGAGTGGATTTTCCTGGTCGGTTTCCTGGTCATCTTCTACCTGATGATCTGGCGTCCACAGGCCAAGCGCGCCAAAGAACAGAAGAACCTGCTCGGCAGCCTGCAAAAAGGCGACGAAGTTGTGACCACCGGTGGTATCGCCGGCAAGATCACTAAAGTGGCAGACGATTTCGTGGTTCTGGAAGTTTCCGACACCGTGGAAATGAAGTTCCAGAAGGGCGCCATCGCCGCCACGCTGCCAAAAGGCACGCTAAAAGCGATCTAA
- the secD gene encoding protein translocase subunit SecD, which yields MLNKYPLWKYILILAVLAVGLIYSAPNLYPDDPAIQVSGASTALLVNQADLDRVSTALKESGINVKAATLSANGKGGLIRLTKAEDQLPAKDVVRKALGDDYVVALNLAQTTPQWLRSLGAHPMKLGLDLSGGVHFLLEVDMDKALDARLKVYEGDVKSLLRKEKLRYRSLPQLNGAIQLGFTDEAAREQARALVRKNFNDFDIVPADLNGQPVLRLAMTPAKLAEIREYSIKQNLTTVRNRVNELGVAEPIVQRQGANRIVVELPGVQDTAEAKRILGKTANLEFRLAAEPGASKATSESFEFREGNRPAAQIERGLIITGDQVTDAKAGFGEHGTPEVNIRLDGHGGELMSRATRSNVGRSMAVIFIEQRPITTYTKQMVNGVEKDVAVQTFKEEKKIISLATIQSPLGAQFRITGLNGQGESSELALLLRAGGLAAPMYFAEERTIGPSLGADNITKGIDASLWGMLFVSLFIIAIYRFFGIIATVALGVNMVLLLALMSLLGATLTLPGIAGIVLTMGMAVDANVLIFSRIREEIAAGMTVQRAINEGFGRAFTAILDANLTTLLVGGILFAMGTGPVKGFAVTMSLGIFTSMFTAIMVTRAMVNLIFGGRDFKKLWI from the coding sequence ATGCTGAACAAATACCCTCTGTGGAAATACATTCTGATCCTGGCGGTGCTGGCGGTCGGTCTGATTTATTCCGCTCCCAATCTTTACCCTGATGACCCGGCCATTCAGGTCAGCGGTGCAAGCACCGCGCTGTTGGTCAATCAGGCTGATCTGGATCGTGTGAGCACGGCGCTCAAGGAATCCGGGATCAACGTCAAGGCGGCCACGCTGTCGGCCAACGGCAAGGGCGGCCTGATCCGTCTGACCAAGGCTGAAGACCAGCTGCCGGCCAAAGACGTCGTGCGCAAGGCATTGGGTGATGACTACGTCGTTGCACTGAACCTGGCACAAACCACCCCGCAATGGCTGCGCAGCCTCGGCGCGCACCCGATGAAGCTGGGTCTGGACTTGTCCGGTGGTGTGCACTTCCTGCTGGAAGTGGACATGGACAAAGCCCTCGACGCACGCTTGAAAGTGTACGAAGGCGATGTGAAAAGCCTGTTGCGTAAAGAGAAACTGCGCTATCGCAGCCTGCCGCAACTCAATGGCGCCATTCAGCTGGGCTTCACTGACGAAGCAGCCCGCGAACAGGCCCGTGCGCTGGTCCGCAAGAACTTCAACGATTTCGACATTGTTCCGGCCGACCTGAATGGCCAGCCGGTACTGCGTCTGGCGATGACCCCGGCCAAGCTGGCGGAAATCCGTGAATACTCCATCAAGCAGAACTTGACCACGGTACGTAACCGCGTCAACGAGCTGGGTGTTGCTGAGCCGATCGTCCAGCGTCAGGGCGCCAACCGCATCGTGGTTGAGCTGCCAGGCGTGCAGGACACCGCAGAAGCCAAGCGTATCCTCGGCAAGACGGCCAACCTCGAGTTCCGTCTGGCGGCTGAGCCAGGTGCTTCGAAAGCCACTTCCGAATCGTTCGAGTTCCGTGAAGGCAATCGTCCTGCGGCACAGATCGAGCGTGGCCTGATCATCACCGGTGACCAGGTCACCGACGCCAAGGCTGGCTTCGGCGAGCACGGCACGCCCGAAGTGAACATCCGTCTGGATGGTCATGGTGGCGAGCTGATGAGTCGTGCGACCCGCAGCAACGTCGGTCGCAGCATGGCGGTGATCTTCATCGAGCAGCGTCCGATCACCACTTACACCAAGCAAATGGTTAACGGCGTCGAGAAAGACGTCGCGGTGCAAACGTTCAAGGAAGAGAAGAAGATCATCAGCCTGGCGACCATCCAGTCGCCACTGGGTGCTCAATTCCGTATCACGGGCCTGAACGGCCAGGGCGAGTCGTCCGAACTGGCGCTGCTGTTGCGTGCCGGTGGTCTGGCTGCACCGATGTACTTCGCTGAAGAGCGCACCATTGGCCCGAGCCTGGGTGCGGACAACATCACCAAGGGTATCGATGCATCGCTGTGGGGCATGCTGTTTGTCTCGCTGTTCATCATCGCCATCTACCGCTTCTTCGGCATCATCGCCACCGTCGCGCTGGGCGTGAACATGGTGCTGCTGCTGGCCCTGATGTCGCTGCTGGGTGCAACGCTGACCCTGCCGGGTATCGCCGGTATCGTATTGACCATGGGTATGGCGGTCGATGCCAACGTACTGATCTTCTCGCGGATTCGTGAAGAGATCGCGGCGGGCATGACGGTACAACGGGCAATCAACGAAGGCTTCGGCCGGGCATTCACCGCGATTCTCGACGCCAACCTGACAACATTGCTGGTCGGCGGGATTCTCTTTGCGATGGGCACCGGCCCGGTCAAAGGCTTCGCAGTGACCATGTCCCTCGGGATCTTTACCTCGATGTTCACGGCCATCATGGTGACCCGCGCGATGGTCAACCTGATCTTCGGCGGTCGGGACTTCAAGAAGTTGTGGATTTAA
- the secF gene encoding protein translocase subunit SecF encodes MLRTINFMGVRNFAFGVTLFLTALALFSCWHKGMNWGLDFTGGTLIELTYERPADVSKVRTQLTESGYHEAIVQSFGATTDLLVRMPGEDPQLGHQVAEALLKVGGDNPATVKRVEFVGPQVGEELRDQGGLGMLMALGGILIYLAFRFQWKFAVGAIVSLIHDVIVTIGILSFFQITFDLTVLAAVLAIIGYSLNDTIVVFDRVRENFRVLRKASLIENINISTTQTLLRTMATSISTLLAIAALLFFGGDNLFGFSIALFIGVLAGTYSSIYIANVVLIWLNLSSEDLIPPAATDKEVDDRP; translated from the coding sequence ATGTTACGTACAATCAACTTCATGGGCGTTCGCAACTTCGCGTTCGGCGTCACATTGTTCCTGACCGCACTGGCGTTGTTCAGCTGCTGGCACAAGGGCATGAACTGGGGCCTGGACTTCACCGGCGGTACGCTCATCGAGCTGACCTACGAGCGTCCGGCCGATGTTTCCAAGGTGCGTACCCAACTTACTGAGTCGGGTTACCACGAAGCCATCGTGCAGAGCTTTGGCGCGACGACTGACCTGCTGGTGCGTATGCCTGGCGAAGACCCGCAACTGGGTCACCAGGTCGCTGAAGCGCTGCTGAAGGTTGGCGGCGACAACCCGGCGACGGTCAAACGCGTCGAGTTCGTCGGCCCGCAGGTCGGTGAAGAGCTGCGCGACCAGGGCGGCCTCGGCATGCTCATGGCGCTCGGCGGCATCCTGATCTACCTGGCTTTCCGCTTTCAGTGGAAGTTCGCGGTCGGCGCCATCGTTTCGCTGATCCACGACGTGATCGTGACCATCGGTATCCTGTCGTTCTTCCAGATCACCTTCGATCTGACGGTGCTGGCGGCGGTACTGGCGATCATCGGTTACTCGCTCAACGACACCATTGTGGTATTCGACCGGGTTCGTGAGAACTTCCGGGTATTGCGCAAGGCGAGCCTGATCGAGAACATCAACATCTCGACCACGCAAACCCTGCTGCGGACCATGGCCACTTCGATCTCCACGTTGCTGGCGATCGCGGCGCTGTTGTTCTTCGGTGGCGATAACCTGTTCGGCTTCTCCATTGCCCTGTTTATCGGTGTTCTGGCGGGTACTTACTCGTCGATCTACATCGCGAACGTGGTGCTGATCTGGCTGAACCTGAGCAGCGAGGATTTGATTCCTCCTGCGGCGACCGATAAGGAAGTTGACGACCGTCCATAA
- a CDS encoding glycine zipper 2TM domain-containing protein — translation MNKSLLVGAVLGAVGVTAGGAVATYSLVKSGPEYAQVLAVEPVKTQIKTPREVCKDVAVTRQAPVKDQHQILGTVLGAVGGGLLGNQIGGGNGKKIATVAGAVGGGYAGNKVQEGMQNRDTYTTTQTRCNTVNDISDKVVGYDVRYSLDGKEGKVRMDRDPGNQIPVDKEGKLVLSQNEPAQ, via the coding sequence GTGAACAAGTCGTTGCTGGTTGGTGCGGTACTGGGTGCTGTCGGTGTGACTGCCGGGGGCGCTGTTGCCACCTACAGCCTGGTTAAAAGCGGCCCTGAGTATGCGCAAGTGTTGGCCGTTGAACCGGTAAAAACACAGATCAAGACTCCACGTGAAGTGTGCAAGGACGTTGCAGTGACCCGGCAGGCGCCGGTCAAGGATCAACACCAGATCCTCGGTACGGTTCTGGGGGCGGTGGGCGGTGGTTTGCTCGGCAACCAGATCGGCGGCGGTAATGGCAAGAAGATCGCGACCGTTGCCGGTGCTGTCGGCGGTGGCTACGCGGGGAACAAGGTCCAGGAAGGTATGCAGAATCGCGATACCTACACCACGACCCAGACTCGCTGTAACACCGTCAATGACATCAGCGACAAGGTAGTCGGTTACGACGTCCGTTATTCGCTGGACGGCAAGGAAGGCAAAGTGCGGATGGATCGTGATCCGGGCAACCAGATTCCGGTCGATAAAGAAGGCAAACTGGTTCTGTCGCAGAACGAACCGGCTCAGTGA